One window of bacterium genomic DNA carries:
- a CDS encoding KH domain-containing protein, whose product MRDIIRKIVKAIVDSPEDVNISEIDGGRTTIIELKVAKDDIGKVIGKKGRTISAIRTLLASAGGKEKMRYVLELIEE is encoded by the coding sequence ATGAGAGACATTATTAGAAAAATTGTGAAAGCGATTGTGGACAGCCCGGAAGATGTGAATATCAGCGAGATCGATGGAGGCAGAACGACGATTATTGAACTTAAGGTAGCAAAAGATGATATTGGGAAGGTAATCGGGAAAAAAGGCCGTACCATATCGGCTATCCGAACTCTGCTGGCCAGCGCCGGCGGGAAAGAAAAAATGAGATACGTGTTGGAATTAATTGAAGAATAA
- the mazG gene encoding nucleoside triphosphate pyrophosphohydrolase, giving the protein MHEDKNRHTVGEAFTRLVQIAATLRGEHGCVWDKEQTFASVKPLLLEESYEVLEAIDEDDGNHLKEELGDLLFQIIFLAQLSAEEDRFTIVEVIETICAKLIRRHPHVFGKETATSSREVLTRWEQIKQSEGKKPRESVLDGVPRQLPALLRAHRLQEKAARAGFDWEHADQVLDKVREEISEFEDAFFRKNTQEMEDELGDILFALVNMARFIKVDPDRALSRSITRFICRFQLIEKKARERGKVLQEMSLQEMDELWEEAKKDMA; this is encoded by the coding sequence GTGCACGAGGATAAGAATCGGCATACTGTCGGCGAAGCTTTTACCCGCCTGGTTCAGATCGCGGCCACACTCCGGGGAGAGCATGGCTGTGTCTGGGATAAAGAGCAAACCTTCGCTTCGGTAAAACCCCTCCTTCTCGAGGAAAGCTACGAAGTTCTGGAGGCGATTGACGAGGATGATGGTAATCATCTCAAGGAAGAATTGGGGGATTTGCTGTTTCAGATAATTTTCCTCGCTCAACTTTCTGCCGAAGAGGACAGGTTTACCATTGTCGAGGTAATTGAAACTATCTGTGCCAAACTCATCCGCAGGCATCCTCATGTATTCGGTAAAGAAACAGCGACCAGCAGCCGGGAAGTACTGACCAGATGGGAGCAGATCAAGCAGTCTGAGGGGAAAAAACCAAGAGAATCGGTACTGGATGGAGTCCCCCGGCAGTTGCCGGCTCTTCTGCGGGCGCACAGGCTTCAGGAGAAGGCAGCCAGAGCAGGATTCGATTGGGAGCACGCGGACCAGGTCCTTGACAAGGTCCGGGAGGAGATATCGGAATTTGAAGATGCTTTTTTTCGGAAAAACACCCAGGAGATGGAAGATGAGTTAGGAGATATATTATTCGCCTTAGTAAATATGGCCCGGTTCATCAAGGTCGATCCAGACAGGGCGTTAAGCCGGTCTATCACCCGGTTCATATGCCGCTTTCAGCTCATTGAAAAAAAGGCCAGGGAGAGGGGAAAGGTTCTTCAGGAAATGTCTCTTCAGGAGATGGATGAGCTGTGGGAAGAGGCAAAAAAGGATATGGCGTGA